In Mycobacteriales bacterium, the DNA window GCGCAGAACGGCGTGACCGAAGACGGCAAGGTGTCCCTCGAGCACATCGAGTGCAACGCGGCCTGCGACTTCGCGCCCGTGATGATGGTGAACTGGGAGTTCTTCGACAACCAGACTCCCGAGTCGGCTCGCCAGATCGTCGACGACCTTCGCGCCGGCAAGCCCGTCGCTCCGACCCGCGGCGCCTCCCAGGTCGTGACCTGGAAAGAAGCCGAGAAGGTGCTCGCCGGCTTCAACGACGGCCGTGCCGACGAGGGCGTCGCTGCCGGTCCCGCGACGTTGGTCGGTCTCGAGCTCGCACGGGAAAAGGGAGAGACAGCCTGATGAAGCTGACTCCCGTCCTCTCGGACAACTGGGACAAGGACAAGCCCTGGACGCTCGCCGGCTACGGCGGCGACTACAAGGCGGCACGCAAGGCCCTGGCGATGGAGCCCGACGCGGTCATCAACCTCGTCAAGGAGTCCGGGCTGCGCGGGCGTGGCGGAGCGGGGTTCCCGACCGGCAACAAGTGGAGCTTCATCCCGCAGGGCGACGGCAAGCCGCACTATCTCGTCGTCAACGCCGACGAGTCCGAGCCGGGCACCTGCAAGGACATCCCGCTGATGCTCGCCAACCCGCACGTGCTCGTCGAAGGCGTGATCATCACGTGCTTCGCGATCCGTGCGAACAAGGCGTTCATCTACGTGCGGGGCGAGGTCCTGCACGTCGTACGCCGGTTGCAGGCCGCGGTCGCCGAGGCCAAGGCCGCCGGCCTGATCGGCGACAACATCTTCGACAGCGGATTCGACCTCGACGTCGTCGTGCACGCCGGCGCCGGGGCCTACATCTGCGGCGAGGAGACCGCCCTGCTCGACTCGCTGGAGGGCTACCGCGGCCAGCCGCGGCTGCGCCCGCCGTTCCCCGCCGTCGAAGGCCTGTACGCGTGCCCGACGGTCATCAACAACGTCGAGTCGATCTCGAGCGTGCCGCCGATCATCGAGCGCGGCGTCGAATGGTTCAGAAGCTTCGGCTCGGAGAAGTCGCCGGGCTTCACCCTCTACTCGCTGTCGGGGCACGTCACCAAG includes these proteins:
- the nuoE gene encoding NADH-quinone oxidoreductase subunit NuoE, yielding MSDETRELARELIARYPKPRSALLPLLHLVQSDEGYVTPEGIGLCAELLNLTKAEVGAVATFYTMYKRKPVGDYHVGVCTNTLCAVMGGDAIYSALKEHTGITAQNGVTEDGKVSLEHIECNAACDFAPVMMVNWEFFDNQTPESARQIVDDLRAGKPVAPTRGASQVVTWKEAEKVLAGFNDGRADEGVAAGPATLVGLELAREKGETA
- the nuoF gene encoding NADH-quinone oxidoreductase subunit NuoF, whose protein sequence is MKLTPVLSDNWDKDKPWTLAGYGGDYKAARKALAMEPDAVINLVKESGLRGRGGAGFPTGNKWSFIPQGDGKPHYLVVNADESEPGTCKDIPLMLANPHVLVEGVIITCFAIRANKAFIYVRGEVLHVVRRLQAAVAEAKAAGLIGDNIFDSGFDLDVVVHAGAGAYICGEETALLDSLEGYRGQPRLRPPFPAVEGLYACPTVINNVESISSVPPIIERGVEWFRSFGSEKSPGFTLYSLSGHVTKPGQYEAPLGVTLRELLDLAGGVREGHELKFWTPGGSSTPLLTQEHLDSPLDYEGMTEAGSMLGTKALQIFDDTTCVVRAVLRWTEFYAHESCGKCTPCREGTYWMVQILERLEAGNADASDIDTLLDACDNIFGRSFCALGDGAVSPIVSSVKYFRDEYVAHWENGGCPFDPTAATLFASAAAR